In the genome of Thunnus thynnus chromosome 6, fThuThy2.1, whole genome shotgun sequence, the window ATGTCCTCTGTAcgagattgtaccataccatttcatcgCACTGCATTTctacagtcagctttctctgtgaaagccacaactcagtggaatgccctacctgatgatatgaagaactgtagctCCATCAGTttgttcaaaaccaaattaaaaaaaatctgctaaaaactactcagctctgtaacaccgactctaaatttcatctcatggtcttctcatgaacataaataatcttgcttttaatttgacaagcttacattattaatttctagttgacaatgtgggtgtatgtgatgtgctaatgtgtgtagctttgtattttgtattatgtgccctgtgtgttttttgctttgtactgtttgttattgtgctgttatattttttaattgtgacctgccaaagggactgcagatgaaaattagctataagataactctggtacagtacatcaaaaggtaacatttgtgtttaacactgtatttggtcccaataaataaataagacaataaGATCGGCCAAATGCCACCAATACCCaatccagctatttgagtcagtatgGGAGTGATAGCCGATATCAGTATCGGTGCACCTCTATCTGTAGTTCTACAACTAACAATTGTTTTGATTACATATTTGAGAACTTCAACAATATTGTTAAAAAGGATAAgactggtgatattctatacaACAAATCCCATGTGCAGAGCCATCAGTCAAGTACTCTTTTAGGAGTTGAAAAAAACTCAGCTAATTGTGGGTGTAGTATGAtgagatttgattgacagtggccTGGAAACATCAGCAAACACCCCCACATCTGTCATCACGTTTGGATTCAAATGTCGCAAAATTCTAATTGGTGCATGTAAATATGTGACATCATCTCTCTTCCAAGTCCaacccacttcaaaccagtgagatgagctcagagaaaaacacaatccCAGAAATCCCTCATGGCAAATAACCTTAACTTTTATAAGTTTGGCACAAATTGTGTGTTCATCACTTATAGTGAGAAGCTGGCTTAGAAAAGATGTTTTCAGGGTCTTTAATGTTTCCACAGTTCAAGACAATGTAACAAGTACTGTCATGATCAGATAATCTGCCGATCATTTTCTCGATTCATCGAATAATTATTTAGTCTGTGAAATGTtacaaattttttaaaatttgtgaaAACATGGCATTCACAATTTCATAGAGTGATGTCTTCGATTTGCTTGTTCTAACAGTTTAAAATTTTAAGatgttcaatttactgtcaaatatgatAAAGTagagcagcaaatcatcacatttgggAAACTGGaaacatcaaatgtttggtatttttgcttgaaaaatgacaaacaattaatcaatcatcaaaacagTTGATGAATCTTCTGTtcatcaactaatcgattaatcgactaattgttgcagctctacaatgAACATGTAATGGCAGTGTCCCAGGTTTGAGTCTGGCTCAGGACCTTTGTTGCATTGcatccctcctccctcttccaTCATATCTCTTCACCTCTACACTGTCACTATCAAAGACAGAGGTGCCAGTGAAAATACTTTAACATGTTGAATGTGAACAGATGTAACACAGTGACAGTTGCAGTAGCGCCCACCTGGCAAAGAGCAGATGAACACGTAGACATCCTCCACGTTCCACTGACCAGGGTCACTGGGCAGGAAGCTGTGGGGCAGTAGGGGCAGCTCAGAGCCTTGCACCACAGGCACCCGCTGGCCAGCCAACAGAGGGGATGGGGGTCTCTTGTAGCCGGACAAGTCTGAACACTGACTGGATTCTCCCTGTGCAGGGTGGACCGAGTGACCAGAGGACAGAGCAACAATAGCAGGCTTCTGCACAGAGGGAGCAAGCTGAGAGTCAGTGGGTTTTCCATACAATGCACATGCTGAAGAGAAAACTAAATTTGATACGATCTAATGTAGAAATGACTGAAAAGATATTATGTCAGATAAAAGACAGTAACAGTTCTTAATTTTAAagtaatttcctggaaattttcagAGTAAATTGCAGATATTTTAGGACATTGTACAGAGAGAGGTGCAATTAGGtacaaaatataagaaaaaaaagttaaaacaagaATGTAAAAAAATTAGAAAGATCTTAATGAATTACTCTGAATTAGATAAAATTTGGAaaagttttcagtgtgtagtgtTGTGTGTCAAATGATATAAGCAAATTAGGTTTTTTCTAAAATTAGTTGCTATGTAAGTGTTGATTTTTATGTTGTCTTCACACCAATTGCGAAGTGAATCTTCGCCTTGCGTTACTCGCTTGAGTTTGACCACAGgagcatttgtttttttgtgtgtgtgtgtaattgacACAAGTTTGGCCGCGGGATCATTTGTGTTCATTCGCCCCAGACAGCCAGCGAGCAATGGCAGGCACCAACTAGTTCCCATCTGGACAGTGGGAGCCAGCACATTGATGTTACTGAAGCTCAGCCTGCCTGCCATTATAACGGCTCAATCCTCCTGCTAATAATAGTCACATCAACACTTATCTGTAACCACTGAGAAATACATTATCAACTGTTCTGCTGTTCTGTTGTGATAAACTGCACTAACCTGTCACACAAAACTCcccccaaaaatattttttactacACTTCACAGATGATAGCTACACACATTAAAGCAGTataaaccccccaaaaaagctTTGTAGATACTGTAGGTGCTCCATCGACACTCAAAATAACGTCATCTAAAGGCACAAATACGGCAGCAACACGTTTATAAACATAGACTGGGGCCACCATATTTCAGACAAGACAGGCACAGTGAAGCTAAAAGAAATCTGTAATACTGCAGCCTTGCACAGAGCACATACTACGGGGCAAACTCCCTATGCAGTCCAACCTCTCCATTAGCAGTGCAGTTATCATGGAGCCTCCAACATCAAGAACCCTCAACCAAAATGTGATTGTTGGCAGAGCTGTGGTGCCTCTTTGGGATGATGGCTGGGTCCTGGTCAGGGTCCTGAACCCCTTGGATGAGCCACTTACTTTGCAGTGTAACTCAAAGCTGGCAGATGTGTGTCCCCTGTATCACCCTGGAAGACCTTGACCCATCAACCTGTGCTGGTAGCATTCCTTAGGAGACCCCACAAGAAGTCTATGGTAACATTAGAGTGAACCATCAGTCTGTGGAGGACACTGGTCCCATGCTCTTGGAGCTTGAACAGGCACGGCTGGATCTTAACTCCTGTGAAGTGAGTGAGCCATGGAAAGATAAGGTCAATGCTCTGGTTGCCAAATATAATGGATTGTTTTCCAGGGATAAGCTTGACTGTGGAGAAGCAAAGGATTTTGTTCATCGTATCCATCTCAAGAATGAGTGGCCCTTCCATCTCCCCTATAGAAGAGACTCTCCAGCAGACTACCACAAGCTCAAGGTGGTTCTCGATGAGATGGAGGAAAAGGGTATCATCAGGAAGTCCTTCAGTGAGTGGTCATCTCCCCTGGTGTTAGTTTGGAAGAAGAATGAAGACCTTTCAGTGTGCACCAATTTTAGGGAGCTAAATGTACCTTTAAGGATGCTTTCCCTCTGCCTCACCAGTCTGATGCCCTGGCTGCTCTCGGAGGTAATAATTTCTTTAGCTACATGGATCTGACCTCCAGTTTTCGGTCACCTGCAGAACCATGACCTCAAACTTGCTTTTGAGATGGAAACTCAAGTTGGGCCATATAATCACTGAGAATGGTGTGTCTACAGATTCAGAGAAGGTTGAGGTCATAGCAAACCTTACAAAGAAGGACCTCTTGATAGAGGATGGATGTACTCCCTCTCCTCAGAAGCTCTGGGCATGTTCAACTACCAAAACCACTTCATTGAAGTCTTCTCTACCCTAGTAAGGCCACTGTACAAGCTGACATCTGAGCCCAAGTCCAAGCCTCTTTCCAGCTCCCAAAATGGCATAAGATGTCTCCTGCTGACTGGACTACAGAATGCCAGGAAGCCCTCTagtctctgaaacaggctgtctTAGACACTTTGATGTTTGTTCACCCAGATTTGAACAAGCCCTTCATTTTGTTAGTTAATGCTAACCTTAGCTAATGCAAGCCTAACCTGGATGCTAGTGAGTAGCAGTACTTGTCCAAATAAGCCCCTTTTGACTTTGATATCAAATATGTCCCAGGCGTGCAGAATGTCATCCTTGACCCCCTCAGCAGAATCCCTTTATTAAGGGCAGTTTTACCACGCGAATTATCCAAGAGCCCTACCAGTCTCTTGTCAACAAGATGAAGGAGGTTCAGCCCAATGATGTCCAGGATGCATTCCATCTGACTGTGAACACTCTGGCCCTATCCTCAGAACATTAAACACCAAGGGAAAAATCTGGTAATGTCACCACCAACACTGTTGCAGCCCTCCTTTCCGCTCATAGTGTATGGGAGCCCTGTTCACACTGTGGCTACTATAGAGGTAGTTGGCAATATTTACTCCCTGCATTCACAGAGAACACTCCCAGCTCTCTTGCATGTAGGACTCCAACAATAGGAGGAAGAGGACACTACAATATCCAGAGCCATGTATTATGTTCAGTGAAAGCAGTGCCTGTCCAGGCGGGAGAGGAGCCATGAGAATGCTCAGGTTCTTCTGAGGCAATGGGAAAAGCTTAAGTTGGTAAACGGTCTTCTGCACAGGGTTACCAATGACCTGTTCTCAGGCCATAAGGTCCACCAGCTTGTTGTCCCACCAGGACTGAGACCATTATTGCTCAAGGACATCCATGACGATGAAGGACATCAAGGCCAGAGTTGCATCCTTTAGTTGGCATGACAGCGGTTTTATTGGATTGGCCAGTAGCAGGAAGTGAAGGAGTATGTGACAAGGTGTAAACGGTGAGCAAATCTCCAGAACCTGAATCCAGAGCCTCCCTTGAGTCCATCCATACTCATGCTCAACTTGAGTTGGTGTGCATAATTTTTTAGAGTGATGAGAACTCAAACAACTGCTCTGTGGATGTCCTTGTGGTTACAGATCATTTCACATGCCTTGCTCATGCATTCCAGCAATTGAAGTATACTACAAGCTTTGCCCCCTCATGAGAAGAACAATTGTGCCAGCCCTGAGACAACAAGTTATACCGCCTTCTATCTCATGTTCGGAAGGATTCCCCATTTGCCAGCGGATGTCAGGTTTGGATCTGCTCTGAGAGATGAGAGAGTGGTTGACTATGATGCCTGTGTCACTAAGCTGAAACATGACCTGAGGGAATCAATGAAAGTTGCCTAACAACACGCAACCAGACAGCAATCATATCAAAAACAGCAGTCAAAGGTTCTCCTGTGTCTGCAGGCAATCGCATATTCATGACAATAAGACGAGGGAAAAAGAAGCCGATGGGAATCTGACCCGTATGAGTTCACTTGGAAGGATCACAAGCTCCTTGTGTACCGCTTAAAGAAGGTCAGCAGTGATGAAGGGAAAATGATTCACTAAAACCTCATCATGCCTGCTACCTCACTGCCTCTGGATATGGAACAAGAGGATGTTGTGTCCTCTGGTGGATCATCTGATGACCAAACACCTCCAAGTAATATTCTATAACCAGGAGATGCCGAATCTCGCACAAGGGAATGGATCATGCAAAATGGTGACATGGCATCTACAGATCCACTGCGGGTAGCTCCAAGGAGGAGttgaagtggaggaggaggatgggaattttcagagggaggagagagatagCAGAGACCCACAAAACTCAAACTCTTATGAGCCGAGCCAAGCCAATGGAGAAATTAATTCTACTCTTAGAGCCATAGCATCAGAACCTGTTGACCCACAAGCATCCCCAAACCCTGTAGCACGTGAGGCCCAAGTTGAACCAAGTGGTTTGTCACACCAGAGTCACATGATAAAGGCAGTTGATAGATTTGCGTGGCCTCAACATGGACATTGAGTCCTTTTTTCCATACAAATATGAGCCCCAGGTcaaagtagtttaaaaaaaagttttgaatcAAATTCTGAgtgttttaacatgttatcACTACGTGTGTTTTGATATTattaaaagtgcatttgaaAATGTAGACGTGTATGTAATGTTGAGTAGAGTTACCAGGCCAGTTTCTTTTACTCCTCTATTTGTATTTTGAGTATCTTGACAGGTAATACATCTACATGAGTTATTCACACCTTTTTACTAATTCAGAGTCTACTTGAGGTTTCATGTACAAAGTACATAGTTTTATGCATCTGTTTGCATGTTACAGTAAAAGCATAATTTGAGCTTTAAATGTTTACCATATGTAATAGCAAAATCTTGTCCTATAGAATATAATTTTATGagtaattttacctttatttgatagttttaAGGTGTACATATTTGCGTTctcttattttatatttcataatatATCCCATCAGGCCTGGGAACACCTCAGGTTCCCCTAGGATAGGGCTTAGCAGGAGGATATCTGGGCCACCTTGCTCAGCCTGCTGCCATGGTGACCTGGAGAAGTGCTGGGAAATGGATTGGTGGATGGATTGATCCTATCACAAACCTATGCCTATGACAAATCTATGACTGCCTCTGTGCTCTGTGACCCACTTTACCATGTCACAGCTCAGACCACAGATCCTGTGTAGAGAGctcaagtctctctctcttcactctaACACCATTTCAAATTATAATATTAGGCTACATAGTATCCAAGGTAATGATGCAGCTATAAAGCCCATCACCAGGGGAACAAGTCAGACCAGGCTCGTATCCCCCCAGGTGAGAGTGTGACTGTTAAATGAAAACCTGAAGATATTAATGTTTAGCCTATCTGAGAGAGACCATATGACTAATTATAACTATACTGACATTCAGAGTGCTTATCTATAGCCCcttgcacacatgcactgcaaccctgaaatTTCCTGGACATTACCTGGAGGAGCTGTATGTGCGAATGCAAATGTCCAAATCAGTCGGACTGGACATTAAATAGGCTTTACCCATCCAGCTCTCTAGTACAAAGTCCATGTAATGTCCGATTGAATCCATGTGAGAATATAGCAGTGAATTCTCCGGAGAATTCACAGTGAGTGAGTGGGCAACAACTACCCGCCGCCAGAAGTGCAACAAAATACAGCAGTAAGGGAGATGATATgagcaatttatcaaacaactgTTGAACAAGCAGAACAAAAAATTAAAGCCACTATTTTACACGTGTGACTGGCACTGGATAAACACAGCAGGCCAGCTAAGTTGCATTGTTTTGACTGGACCTGAATGCTCCACTGTGAAGCTAGTGCTAATGGGAGAGATGACTTCCTGTGatttctcataaaataaaagcagttttattcctgatgaaaagcttaaaaatgcTGAATAACAACCGCAGCATACTTTTTGCATCATGTCCTGTCTTCTGCATTTGCCTAAACCAAATGGAGTATATCCAGTAGGTGAGCACGTGTTTGGCACAGACAGTCTCCTGCtgtgtgctacatgtgtgaaagggcaacTCAGGAAAATGTCTGGACCTGATTCTCTGGACATTGTCCGGAGTTCATATGTGACAACGGTAGAGATGCACCGATTGAAGTCTGATCTGCCGATTCCAATTTTTGGTGATtccaattttctttctttataagaatttaataagaaagaaagattttctttctttccttatATATTTCCTTTGTTTCTAATTGAcagcatacacaaacatttttgtaactaTTCTTTAATGGAATATTGAAATTCAATTGTAtgttcattaaatatttaaataacttacatttttcttcatgaAATTGGGCATGTTCACCACAGTGATGGTTTTTTAAGTGTCTGATTAAGTTAAGTGTTCCAAATGTTTCTAAGGTTGTCCCTTTACGGCTTATTTTGGACTTGAGGTATTACAAATTGTgagctttgtgtcttcttcattCATGctgaaggacacacacacaacaatgtgTGTATATGGCTGTACTGTCTGTGCCACAGCCACTGCTGTGTGTGCAACgtacatgttgtgtgtgtgtgtggctaagCTGTCTGTGTGGTGTGTACGAGACGGGCATGTTTTGTGCGTGTGGCTACGCTGTACTTACCACCTAAACCAATTTAACACTTCTTCggtttttcttataatttgtaccaaagtgcaccaccctttctgtaaaatgtcctggaAATTAACCATTAAATTCGTGCAAATTACTCTTACTCTCTAAATTTCCAGGTAATTAATACAAAATTAAATGACCTGTAAAATAAGAAGACATATTGGTCTGATTTATAAGAGAGGACACTTATTCAGGTGAGGAAATgtttcacaaaataacattacaaaTGAAAAATCACAAGCTGAATACAATCTCACCTTCCTTTTAGACTCTAAATGGGAATTTTTGTGGTTTCTGTTCAGTGCTCTTTGTTTCTTCATGTTCTCCAGGGTGGTTTTGCGGTTTGGGAAGAGACCCATTCTCTTTGTACATCCCACATTGTAGCTACAAAAAGAGTTAACATGGTTAGCTAAAACTCAGACATAAAGAGCACAGCCtcataatgaatcttagctggtttattttcatgattgttCATTTTAACCAGCAGTAGAACAATACAAGCTCCATATTGTACATAATGCACCAAACCATAGATTTGTCATGCCTCGTGTGTTTGCTGTATATGGACTTATATTTTCGTATTCTTACATGAGAAGGTGTTGAAAGCTTGCATCTCATTAGCATAAATCCCCTTAGTGTTGACACTTTGTTGACTTGCCTCACTCAATACTCCATGACTCTCCATCTCATAGACAGGTGGGCGGACAGGAATACAACATCCTGTCAGTGTTtcttcagacacacacaaggatAATGACACTGCCACATCTGCACACAGCTACTACACATATTTCCTAAATATCTGTATTCTACATGTGTTCTTGTGCTGCACCAATCACAGGGCTGATGAtgacatatggagatatttccAGTACAGGGCAAACtgtggaaataaagaaaatgagcAGACCCTCATGTCTTACCGTTTGGCACACACTGTAGAACAGAACCTCTTTGACCTTTTGAAGACGTAGGCGAAGTCCACCCTGCCACACAGCTCACAGGTCAGCATGGGCTCCTGCTGGGCCTTTAACTCTGAGAGCGGAGTTCATGGATAACACACAGTCAGCCAGACACAGGCAAACACCAGAGGTACCGTTACCAACATCTATGTAGGAACAAGGACTAACTTCTGCAAGACATGGCACAcaattagagctgcaaggattagttgattaattgattagtttaaATGAATCGCCAatgattttgataattgataaattgttttgagtcattttttaagaaaaaaaggctaaaattctctgattccagcttctcaaatgtaaatattttctggcttctttagtcctctatgacagtaaactgaatacctttgggttgtggacaaaataagacatttgaggttaCATCTTAGGCTTAGGGAAACAATTATCAACATGCTTGACCATTTCTGACACTttgtagaccaaacaactaatctattaattgagaaaataattgacagattgactgatgatgaaaataatcgttagttgcagccctacacacAATATCCAGTCTGTCAGCCATTCATAGTGCCACCTGTAGCGACAGGACTGTCGTGGTGAGCTGTTGGTTTACTGACTCGCCTGTGATCATGATCTCATGATGAAATCGCAGATACAAAGGCTGCCTTCCACAACTTTTGCACCCTTCATAAATTGTTGTGGACAGGTATGTGGAAGTGTAAAAGTAGGCGGGGTTTGAACTGCTCTCTCAagctctcctttttcattcttcacacaactacaACCACGTGCAACGCCATGAATCATTCAAGAAGAGACTTTCTGAAAGTGTGCACCCTAATGGTCAGACGACATGTCacatgaaaaagtttgtttGGAGCCTTTAGTGATAGGGGGAGCTCAGACATTCAGAATGAGCTGGGGGTAGAACCACTACTCCTTTGTTTTAAAAGTAGATAAAGGAGCATCTGGTCAGGATTCATCTCCCTTTAGACACATTCAAGGCACATCCA includes:
- the LOC137183979 gene encoding polyhomeotic-like protein 2 isoform X3, coding for MTSGNGSTDSSQHNGESKPAQAVVGSHILTHLIEGFVIQEGAKPFPVERPSFSIESLRRHTDSKMDSLSPKELKAQQEPMLTCELCGRVDFAYVFKRSKRFCSTVCAKRYNVGCTKRMGLFPNRKTTLENMKKQRALNRNHKNSHLESKRKKPAIVALSSGHSVHPAQGESSQCSDLSGYKRPPSPLLAGQRVPVVQGSELPLLPHSFLPSDPGQWNVEDVYVFICSLPVTV
- the LOC137183979 gene encoding polyhomeotic-like protein 2 isoform X1; this encodes MTSGNGSTDSSQHNGESKPAQAVVGSHILTHLIEGFVIQEGAKPFPVERPSFSIESLRRHTDSKMDSLSPKELKAQQEPMLTCELCGRVDFAYVFKRSKRFCSTVCAKRYNVGCTKRMGLFPNRKTTLENMKKQRALNRNHKNSHLESKRKKPAIVALSSGHSVHPAQGESSQCSDLSGYKRPPSPLLAGQRVPVVQGSELPLLPHSFLPSDPGQWNVEDVYVFICSLPGCLEIAEEFRSQEIDGQALLLLKEDHLMGTMNIKLGPALKIFAQISMLKDS
- the LOC137183979 gene encoding polyhomeotic-like protein 2 isoform X2, with the translated sequence MTSGNGSTDSSQHNGESKPAQAVVGSHILTHLIEGFVIQEGAKPFPVERPSFSIESLRRHTDSKMDSLSPKELKAQQEPMLTCELCGRVDFAYVFKRSKRFCSTVCAKRYNVGCTKRMGLFPNRKTTLENMKKQRALNRNHKNSHLESKRKKPAIVALSSGHSVHPAQGESSQCSDLSGYKRPPSPLLAGQRVPVVQGSELPLLPHSFLPSDPGQWNVEDVYVFICSLPGFRHTVVSAADFCERDTGPIKVSTGEKLFIETS